TCTTAACAATAATCTTCAAATTGGCAATTTTAGGCAGAATCTGTGATTTGAAGGCGATGATGTAAGCTTTTAGCCATTGGAAACTTGCTGTAAAGCCGCAACCGCTTCTTGTGCTAGTATCTGCGCAGGCAATAGACCGCCAAAAAGCCAAGCATCTTCGTTTCTAAAACTGACTCGCCTACCGAGGTTCTTTGACATATGCAGGCAACTTCTAGAAATTTTGCTGCATCTGTGCAAGTTGACTTCCTGCGTTAATTTCTGGGTAAGGATTAAATAGCATTGTTTTAGAAATAGAAGATAGCGTTTGATAAATTCCTGCGTGGCGCTGCTGCACACCTAAAATTAAATCAGGTTTGATTTTAGCGATCGCCTCTAGATTTGGTTCTTGGTGTGTCCCGACTTCAACAACTGAATCGACTAACTTTGGCGCAATATTCACATATTTGTTATGGCCAGCAATATCAGCAACTCCTGCAGGTTGAATTCCCAGTTCTAGCAATTCTCGACATAGACCCACTCTAGTGCGACAACCTTATCTGTCGGATTTAGCTGTATCCCAGTCACTTGCACAACATCGGCGCGCAGGTCGAATGACTGCGATCGCAACTGGTGTTGCGATGAAAATCGCATTTTTTAAGGGGTTCATAGTGTTTCCTCACACAGAAATCGTAGACTTGAGTAGAGCTTTGAATAAATCTTTAGTTTTATTGCAAAATCTTGGCAAGCTCTAAAGAAGCTTGTCTCCGCGAAAGACATCTTCTTAGACGCCCTATGAACATGAGCAACAATCACTCAGCAGAAATTATTTGCGATATAGTTTCAATAATTTTCCTAAAAAAGATAAGGCTATAACGAGAATCTCTGTCAATATGCCTAAATCTCAAAAATCTTCTTAATCAGCAACAGCGTTAAACTATAACTATGACTTTGTAGCATTAAAATATTGACATACTGCAAGTATTTTGCTATAAATTAGAGTTTGTGTGAAAACCTTAGCTAACTTACATAAACCTTGGCTAACGTCATAGTGATCGGCGCTCAGTGGGGCGACGAAGGAAAAGGAAAAATCACGGATCTGCTCAGCAAATCGGCTGACATTGTTGTACGCTACCAAGGGGGTGTCAATGCCGGACACACACTTGTAGTTCAGGGTCAAACTTTCAAGTTGCATTTGATTCCTTCGGGAATTTTATACCCTGACACTGAATGCATCATTGGCTGTGGTACTGTAATTGACCCGCAGGTGTTGATTAAAGAACTCGACCAGTTAGAAAGCCTCAACATCTCCACCCAAAATCTGCTGATTTCAGAAACAGCCCATGTCACGATGCCGTATCATCGGCTGATCGATCAAGCATCCGAAGAACGCCGAGGCGATCATAGAATTGGGACAACAGGGCGAGGAATTGGTCCAACGTATGCGGATAAGTCTGAGAGGACAGGAATTCGCATCATTGATTTGATGAATCCTACGGGGTTGCGCAAACAACTGCATTGGGCAATTAGCTATAAAAATGCCATTTTAGAGAAGCTTTACAACCTACCGCCTTTAGATGCAGAAGAAGTCATTGACCAGTATCTAGAATATGCAGAACGCTTGCGTCCTCATGTAGTAGATACATCGCTCAAGATCTACGATGCGATTCAACGACGTCGCAATATCTTGTTTGAAGGCGCGCAAGGGA
This is a stretch of genomic DNA from Chroogloeocystis siderophila 5.2 s.c.1. It encodes these proteins:
- a CDS encoding ABC transporter substrate-binding protein, yielding MGLCRELLELGIQPAGVADIAGHNKYVNIAPKLVDSVVEVGTHQEPNLEAIAKIKPDLILGVQQRHAGIYQTLSSISKTMLFNPYPEINAGSQLAQMQQNF
- a CDS encoding adenylosuccinate synthase yields the protein MANVIVIGAQWGDEGKGKITDLLSKSADIVVRYQGGVNAGHTLVVQGQTFKLHLIPSGILYPDTECIIGCGTVIDPQVLIKELDQLESLNISTQNLLISETAHVTMPYHRLIDQASEERRGDHRIGTTGRGIGPTYADKSERTGIRIIDLMNPTGLRKQLHWAISYKNAILEKLYNLPPLDAEEVIDQYLEYAERLRPHVVDTSLKIYDAIQRRRNILFEGAQGTLLDLDHGTYPYVTSSNPVAGGACVGTGVGPTMIDRVIGVAKAYTTRVGEGPFPTELNGKIGELLCDRGAEFGTTTGRRRRCGWFDAVIGRYAVRVNGMDCLAITKLDVLDELDEIKVCVAYEVDGEKCKDFPHNARRFARCRPIYKTMPGWKHSTVNCRSLEDLPPQALDYLKFLAELMEVPIAIVSLGASREQTIIVEDPIHGPKRALLHANGTPVVTEV